In the Gymnogyps californianus isolate 813 chromosome 3, ASM1813914v2, whole genome shotgun sequence genome, one interval contains:
- the PYGB gene encoding glycogen phosphorylase, brain form isoform X2, with protein MAAPLSDGDRRKQISVRGIAGLGDVAEVRKSFNRHLHFTLVKDRNVATPRDYYFALAHTVRDHLVGRWIRTQQHYYERDPKRIYYLSLEFYMGRTLQNTMVNLGLQNACDEAIYQLGLDLEELEEIEEDAGLGNGGLGRLAACFLDSMATLGLAAYGYGIRYEFGIFNQKIVDGWQVEEADDWLRYGNPWEKARPEYMLPVHFYGRVDHTPEGVKWIDTQVVLAMPYDTPVPGYKNNTVNTMRLWSAKAPNDFNLQEFNVGDYIEAVLDRNLAENISRVLYPNDNFFEGKELRLKQEYFVVAATLQDIIRRFKSSKFGCRDPVRTSFETFPDKVAIQLNDTHPAMSIPELMRILVDVEKVDWDKAWEITKRTCAYTNHTVLPEALERWPVSMFEKLLPRHLEIIYALNQMHLDRVAALYPGDIDRLRRMSVIEEGDCKRINMANLCVIGSHAVNGVARIHSDIVKNSVFKDFYELEPEKFQNKTNGITPRRWLLLCNPGLADVIAEKIGEGFITDLSQLKKLLDFINNETFIRDVAKVKQENKLKFAAYLEEQYKVKINPSSMFDVQVKRIHEYKRQLLNCLHAITLYNRIRSDPSTSFVPRTIMIGGKAAPGYHMAKMIIKLITSIGEVINNDPYVGDRLKVIFLENYRVSLAEKVIPAADLSQQISTAGTEASGTGNMKFMVNGALTIGTMDGANVEMAEEAGEENLFIFGMRVEDVEALDRQGYNAREYYERLPELRQAIDQISSGFFSPRDPSCFRDVVNMLMYHDRFKVFADYEAYIKCQGQVDQLFMDPREWTKKVIRNIACSGKFSSDRTIMEYAREIWGVEPSATKISTGNQTHKYSGS; from the exons atGGCGGCGCCGCTGAGCGACGGGGACCGGCGGAAGCAGATCAGCGTGCGGGGGATCGCGGGGCTGGGGGACGTGGCGGAGGTGCGGAAGAGCTTCAACCGCCACCTCCACTTCACCCTCGTCAAGGACCGCAACGTCGCCACCCCCCGCGACTACTACTTCGCGCTGGCCCACACGGTGCGCGACCACTTGGTGGGGCGCTGGATCCGCACCCAGCAGCACTACTACGAGCGGGACCCCAAG CGCATTTACTACCTGTCCCTGGAGTTCTACATGGGCCGCACTCTGCAGAACACCATGGTGAACCTGGGCCTGCAGAACGCTTGCGATGAAGCCATTTACCAG CTGGGTTTGGActtggaggagctggaagaaattgaagaagATGCTGGGCTGGGAAACGGAGGCCTGGGCCGCCTGGCAG cttGCTTCCTGGACTCCATGGCCACGCTGGGGCTGGCAGCGTACGGTTACGGCATCCGCTATGAGTTCGGTATCTTCAATCAGAAGATTGTCGATGGCTGGCAG GTGGAGGAGGCCGATGACTGGCTACGCTACGGCAATCCCTGGGAGAAAGCTCGCCCAGAGTACATGCTCCCCGTGCACTTCTATGGCCGTGTGGATCACACCCCTGAAGGTGTGAAGTGGATTGACACCCAG GTTGTCCTTGCTATGCCTTATGACACGCCAGTGCCAGGATACAAGAACAACACTGTAAACACCATGAGGCTGTGGTCTGCAAAAGCGCCCAATGACTTCAACCTCCAAGAGT tCAACGTGGGTGACTATATCGAGGCGGTGTTGGACAGAAACCTGGCAGAAAACATATCCAGAGTCCTGTACCCAAATGACAAC TTCTTTGAAGGCAAGGAGCTGCGGCTGAAACAGGAGTACTTTGTGGTGGCTGCTACCCTCCAAGATATCATCCGCCGCTTTAAGTCCTCCAAATTTGGCTGTCGAGACCCTGTGAGAACATCCTTTGAAACCTTCCCAGACAAG GTGGCTATTCAGCTAAATGACACCCACCCTGCCATGTCCATCCCAGAGCTCATGCGGATCCTGGTGGATGTGGAGAAGGTGGATTGGGACAAG GCCTGGGAAATCACAAAACGGACCTGCGCCTACACCAACCACACTGTGCTGCCTGAAGCCCTGGAGCGCTGGCCAGTCTCCATGTTTGAAAAGCTGCTGCCACGTCACCTAGAGATCATTTACGCCCTCAACCAAATGCATCTGGAC cggGTGGCAGCTCTCTACCCAGGGGACATTGACCGTCTCCGGAGGATGTCGGTGATCGAGGAAGGAGACTGCAAACGTATTAACATGGCAAACCTGTGTGTGATTGGCTCCCATGCGGTCAATGGCGTGGCCCGCATCCACTCGGACATTGTGAAGAACTCAGT GTTCAAGGATTTCTATGAGCTGGAGCCGGAGAAGTTTCAGAACAAGACAAACGGGATCACGCCGAGGCGCTGGCTCCTGCTGTGCAACCCGGGACTGGCCGACGTTATTGCTGAG AAAATCGGGGAAGGCTTTATCACAGATCTGAGCCAGCTGAAGAAGCTACTGGATTTCATCAATAATGAGACTTTTATCAGGGATGTGGCAAAAGTCAAACAG GAGAACAAGCTGAAGTTTGCAGCCTATTTGGAGGAGCAGTACAAGGTCAAGATCAACCCTTCATCCATGTTCGATGTTCAGGTCAAGCGAATCCATGAGTACAAGCGGCAACTGCTGAACTGCCTGCATGCTATCACCCTCTACAACC GCATCAGAAGCGATCCATCCACATCCTTTGTGCCCAGGACTATTATGATTGGAGGAAAG GCGGCCCCTGGCTACCACATGGCCAAGATGATCATCAAACTCATCACGTCCATCGGTGAGGTCATCAACAACGATCCCTATGTGGGAGACAGGCTCAAGGTCATCTTCCTGGAGAACTACCGGGTATCTTTGGCCGAGAAGG TGATCCCGGCAGCAGATCTCTCCCAGCAGATCTCCACAGCCGGCACGGAGGCCTCGGGTACTGGCAACATGAAGTTCATGGTGAATGGGGCCCTCACCATTGGTACCATGGATGGGGCCAATGTGGAGATGGCTGAGGAGGCAGGCGAAGAAAACCTCTTCATCTTTGGCATGCGGGTGGAGGACGTGGAGGCCCTGGATCGCCAAGG GTATAATGCACGGGAGTACTACGAGCGCCTGCCAGAGCTGCGACAGGCTATCGACCAGATCAGCAgtggttttttctcccctcgAGACCCCAGTTGCTTCAGGGATGTTGTGAACATGCTCATGTACCACGACAG GTTTAAGGTGTTTGCCGACTATGAGGCCTACATTAAATGCCAAGGCCAAGTGGACCAGCTGTTCATG gaCCCCCGGGAGTGGACTAAGAAAGTCATCAGGAACATTGCATGCTCGGGCAAGTtctccagtgacaggaccatCATGGAGTACGCCCGGGAGATCTGGGGTGTGGAGCCATCTGCCACAAAAA TCAGTACGGGAAACCAAACTCACAAATACTCAGGCTCTTGA
- the PYGB gene encoding glycogen phosphorylase, brain form isoform X4, translated as MAAPLSDGDRRKQISVRGIAGLGDVAEVRKSFNRHLHFTLVKDRNVATPRDYYFALAHTVRDHLVGRWIRTQQHYYERDPKKIVDGWQVEEADDWLRYGNPWEKARPEYMLPVHFYGRVDHTPEGVKWIDTQVVLAMPYDTPVPGYKNNTVNTMRLWSAKAPNDFNLQEFNVGDYIEAVLDRNLAENISRVLYPNDNFFEGKELRLKQEYFVVAATLQDIIRRFKSSKFGCRDPVRTSFETFPDKVAIQLNDTHPAMSIPELMRILVDVEKVDWDKAWEITKRTCAYTNHTVLPEALERWPVSMFEKLLPRHLEIIYALNQMHLDRVAALYPGDIDRLRRMSVIEEGDCKRINMANLCVIGSHAVNGVARIHSDIVKNSVFKDFYELEPEKFQNKTNGITPRRWLLLCNPGLADVIAEKIGEGFITDLSQLKKLLDFINNETFIRDVAKVKQENKLKFAAYLEEQYKVKINPSSMFDVQVKRIHEYKRQLLNCLHAITLYNRIRSDPSTSFVPRTIMIGGKAAPGYHMAKMIIKLITSIGEVINNDPYVGDRLKVIFLENYRVSLAEKVIPAADLSQQISTAGTEASGTGNMKFMVNGALTIGTMDGANVEMAEEAGEENLFIFGMRVEDVEALDRQGYNAREYYERLPELRQAIDQISSGFFSPRDPSCFRDVVNMLMYHDRFKVFADYEAYIKCQGQVDQLFMDPREWTKKVIRNIACSGKFSSDRTIMEYAREIWGVEPSATKIPPPTSPGIDASTEGRKEGWAPSPGGLTCISLPVRWARLCRNKAFPSGGRRML; from the exons atGGCGGCGCCGCTGAGCGACGGGGACCGGCGGAAGCAGATCAGCGTGCGGGGGATCGCGGGGCTGGGGGACGTGGCGGAGGTGCGGAAGAGCTTCAACCGCCACCTCCACTTCACCCTCGTCAAGGACCGCAACGTCGCCACCCCCCGCGACTACTACTTCGCGCTGGCCCACACGGTGCGCGACCACTTGGTGGGGCGCTGGATCCGCACCCAGCAGCACTACTACGAGCGGGACCCCAAG AAGATTGTCGATGGCTGGCAG GTGGAGGAGGCCGATGACTGGCTACGCTACGGCAATCCCTGGGAGAAAGCTCGCCCAGAGTACATGCTCCCCGTGCACTTCTATGGCCGTGTGGATCACACCCCTGAAGGTGTGAAGTGGATTGACACCCAG GTTGTCCTTGCTATGCCTTATGACACGCCAGTGCCAGGATACAAGAACAACACTGTAAACACCATGAGGCTGTGGTCTGCAAAAGCGCCCAATGACTTCAACCTCCAAGAGT tCAACGTGGGTGACTATATCGAGGCGGTGTTGGACAGAAACCTGGCAGAAAACATATCCAGAGTCCTGTACCCAAATGACAAC TTCTTTGAAGGCAAGGAGCTGCGGCTGAAACAGGAGTACTTTGTGGTGGCTGCTACCCTCCAAGATATCATCCGCCGCTTTAAGTCCTCCAAATTTGGCTGTCGAGACCCTGTGAGAACATCCTTTGAAACCTTCCCAGACAAG GTGGCTATTCAGCTAAATGACACCCACCCTGCCATGTCCATCCCAGAGCTCATGCGGATCCTGGTGGATGTGGAGAAGGTGGATTGGGACAAG GCCTGGGAAATCACAAAACGGACCTGCGCCTACACCAACCACACTGTGCTGCCTGAAGCCCTGGAGCGCTGGCCAGTCTCCATGTTTGAAAAGCTGCTGCCACGTCACCTAGAGATCATTTACGCCCTCAACCAAATGCATCTGGAC cggGTGGCAGCTCTCTACCCAGGGGACATTGACCGTCTCCGGAGGATGTCGGTGATCGAGGAAGGAGACTGCAAACGTATTAACATGGCAAACCTGTGTGTGATTGGCTCCCATGCGGTCAATGGCGTGGCCCGCATCCACTCGGACATTGTGAAGAACTCAGT GTTCAAGGATTTCTATGAGCTGGAGCCGGAGAAGTTTCAGAACAAGACAAACGGGATCACGCCGAGGCGCTGGCTCCTGCTGTGCAACCCGGGACTGGCCGACGTTATTGCTGAG AAAATCGGGGAAGGCTTTATCACAGATCTGAGCCAGCTGAAGAAGCTACTGGATTTCATCAATAATGAGACTTTTATCAGGGATGTGGCAAAAGTCAAACAG GAGAACAAGCTGAAGTTTGCAGCCTATTTGGAGGAGCAGTACAAGGTCAAGATCAACCCTTCATCCATGTTCGATGTTCAGGTCAAGCGAATCCATGAGTACAAGCGGCAACTGCTGAACTGCCTGCATGCTATCACCCTCTACAACC GCATCAGAAGCGATCCATCCACATCCTTTGTGCCCAGGACTATTATGATTGGAGGAAAG GCGGCCCCTGGCTACCACATGGCCAAGATGATCATCAAACTCATCACGTCCATCGGTGAGGTCATCAACAACGATCCCTATGTGGGAGACAGGCTCAAGGTCATCTTCCTGGAGAACTACCGGGTATCTTTGGCCGAGAAGG TGATCCCGGCAGCAGATCTCTCCCAGCAGATCTCCACAGCCGGCACGGAGGCCTCGGGTACTGGCAACATGAAGTTCATGGTGAATGGGGCCCTCACCATTGGTACCATGGATGGGGCCAATGTGGAGATGGCTGAGGAGGCAGGCGAAGAAAACCTCTTCATCTTTGGCATGCGGGTGGAGGACGTGGAGGCCCTGGATCGCCAAGG GTATAATGCACGGGAGTACTACGAGCGCCTGCCAGAGCTGCGACAGGCTATCGACCAGATCAGCAgtggttttttctcccctcgAGACCCCAGTTGCTTCAGGGATGTTGTGAACATGCTCATGTACCACGACAG GTTTAAGGTGTTTGCCGACTATGAGGCCTACATTAAATGCCAAGGCCAAGTGGACCAGCTGTTCATG gaCCCCCGGGAGTGGACTAAGAAAGTCATCAGGAACATTGCATGCTCGGGCAAGTtctccagtgacaggaccatCATGGAGTACGCCCGGGAGATCTGGGGTGTGGAGCCATCTGCCACAAAAATCCCCCCCCCAACCTCCCCCGGGATTGATGCAagcacagagggaaggaaggagggatgggCTCCCAGCCCAGGAGGCCTCACCTGTATTTCACTGCCAGTTAGATGGGCTCGGCTCTGCAGAAACAAGGCCTTTCCCTCAGGGGGTAGAAGGATGCTCTGA
- the PYGB gene encoding glycogen phosphorylase, brain form isoform X1, with product MAAPLSDGDRRKQISVRGIAGLGDVAEVRKSFNRHLHFTLVKDRNVATPRDYYFALAHTVRDHLVGRWIRTQQHYYERDPKRIYYLSLEFYMGRTLQNTMVNLGLQNACDEAIYQLGLDLEELEEIEEDAGLGNGGLGRLAACFLDSMATLGLAAYGYGIRYEFGIFNQKIVDGWQVEEADDWLRYGNPWEKARPEYMLPVHFYGRVDHTPEGVKWIDTQVVLAMPYDTPVPGYKNNTVNTMRLWSAKAPNDFNLQEFNVGDYIEAVLDRNLAENISRVLYPNDNFFEGKELRLKQEYFVVAATLQDIIRRFKSSKFGCRDPVRTSFETFPDKVAIQLNDTHPAMSIPELMRILVDVEKVDWDKAWEITKRTCAYTNHTVLPEALERWPVSMFEKLLPRHLEIIYALNQMHLDRVAALYPGDIDRLRRMSVIEEGDCKRINMANLCVIGSHAVNGVARIHSDIVKNSVFKDFYELEPEKFQNKTNGITPRRWLLLCNPGLADVIAEKIGEGFITDLSQLKKLLDFINNETFIRDVAKVKQENKLKFAAYLEEQYKVKINPSSMFDVQVKRIHEYKRQLLNCLHAITLYNRIRSDPSTSFVPRTIMIGGKAAPGYHMAKMIIKLITSIGEVINNDPYVGDRLKVIFLENYRVSLAEKVIPAADLSQQISTAGTEASGTGNMKFMVNGALTIGTMDGANVEMAEEAGEENLFIFGMRVEDVEALDRQGYNAREYYERLPELRQAIDQISSGFFSPRDPSCFRDVVNMLMYHDRFKVFADYEAYIKCQGQVDQLFMDPREWTKKVIRNIACSGKFSSDRTIMEYAREIWGVEPSATKIPPPTSPGIDASTEGRKEGWAPSPGGLTCISLPVRWARLCRNKAFPSGGRRML from the exons atGGCGGCGCCGCTGAGCGACGGGGACCGGCGGAAGCAGATCAGCGTGCGGGGGATCGCGGGGCTGGGGGACGTGGCGGAGGTGCGGAAGAGCTTCAACCGCCACCTCCACTTCACCCTCGTCAAGGACCGCAACGTCGCCACCCCCCGCGACTACTACTTCGCGCTGGCCCACACGGTGCGCGACCACTTGGTGGGGCGCTGGATCCGCACCCAGCAGCACTACTACGAGCGGGACCCCAAG CGCATTTACTACCTGTCCCTGGAGTTCTACATGGGCCGCACTCTGCAGAACACCATGGTGAACCTGGGCCTGCAGAACGCTTGCGATGAAGCCATTTACCAG CTGGGTTTGGActtggaggagctggaagaaattgaagaagATGCTGGGCTGGGAAACGGAGGCCTGGGCCGCCTGGCAG cttGCTTCCTGGACTCCATGGCCACGCTGGGGCTGGCAGCGTACGGTTACGGCATCCGCTATGAGTTCGGTATCTTCAATCAGAAGATTGTCGATGGCTGGCAG GTGGAGGAGGCCGATGACTGGCTACGCTACGGCAATCCCTGGGAGAAAGCTCGCCCAGAGTACATGCTCCCCGTGCACTTCTATGGCCGTGTGGATCACACCCCTGAAGGTGTGAAGTGGATTGACACCCAG GTTGTCCTTGCTATGCCTTATGACACGCCAGTGCCAGGATACAAGAACAACACTGTAAACACCATGAGGCTGTGGTCTGCAAAAGCGCCCAATGACTTCAACCTCCAAGAGT tCAACGTGGGTGACTATATCGAGGCGGTGTTGGACAGAAACCTGGCAGAAAACATATCCAGAGTCCTGTACCCAAATGACAAC TTCTTTGAAGGCAAGGAGCTGCGGCTGAAACAGGAGTACTTTGTGGTGGCTGCTACCCTCCAAGATATCATCCGCCGCTTTAAGTCCTCCAAATTTGGCTGTCGAGACCCTGTGAGAACATCCTTTGAAACCTTCCCAGACAAG GTGGCTATTCAGCTAAATGACACCCACCCTGCCATGTCCATCCCAGAGCTCATGCGGATCCTGGTGGATGTGGAGAAGGTGGATTGGGACAAG GCCTGGGAAATCACAAAACGGACCTGCGCCTACACCAACCACACTGTGCTGCCTGAAGCCCTGGAGCGCTGGCCAGTCTCCATGTTTGAAAAGCTGCTGCCACGTCACCTAGAGATCATTTACGCCCTCAACCAAATGCATCTGGAC cggGTGGCAGCTCTCTACCCAGGGGACATTGACCGTCTCCGGAGGATGTCGGTGATCGAGGAAGGAGACTGCAAACGTATTAACATGGCAAACCTGTGTGTGATTGGCTCCCATGCGGTCAATGGCGTGGCCCGCATCCACTCGGACATTGTGAAGAACTCAGT GTTCAAGGATTTCTATGAGCTGGAGCCGGAGAAGTTTCAGAACAAGACAAACGGGATCACGCCGAGGCGCTGGCTCCTGCTGTGCAACCCGGGACTGGCCGACGTTATTGCTGAG AAAATCGGGGAAGGCTTTATCACAGATCTGAGCCAGCTGAAGAAGCTACTGGATTTCATCAATAATGAGACTTTTATCAGGGATGTGGCAAAAGTCAAACAG GAGAACAAGCTGAAGTTTGCAGCCTATTTGGAGGAGCAGTACAAGGTCAAGATCAACCCTTCATCCATGTTCGATGTTCAGGTCAAGCGAATCCATGAGTACAAGCGGCAACTGCTGAACTGCCTGCATGCTATCACCCTCTACAACC GCATCAGAAGCGATCCATCCACATCCTTTGTGCCCAGGACTATTATGATTGGAGGAAAG GCGGCCCCTGGCTACCACATGGCCAAGATGATCATCAAACTCATCACGTCCATCGGTGAGGTCATCAACAACGATCCCTATGTGGGAGACAGGCTCAAGGTCATCTTCCTGGAGAACTACCGGGTATCTTTGGCCGAGAAGG TGATCCCGGCAGCAGATCTCTCCCAGCAGATCTCCACAGCCGGCACGGAGGCCTCGGGTACTGGCAACATGAAGTTCATGGTGAATGGGGCCCTCACCATTGGTACCATGGATGGGGCCAATGTGGAGATGGCTGAGGAGGCAGGCGAAGAAAACCTCTTCATCTTTGGCATGCGGGTGGAGGACGTGGAGGCCCTGGATCGCCAAGG GTATAATGCACGGGAGTACTACGAGCGCCTGCCAGAGCTGCGACAGGCTATCGACCAGATCAGCAgtggttttttctcccctcgAGACCCCAGTTGCTTCAGGGATGTTGTGAACATGCTCATGTACCACGACAG GTTTAAGGTGTTTGCCGACTATGAGGCCTACATTAAATGCCAAGGCCAAGTGGACCAGCTGTTCATG gaCCCCCGGGAGTGGACTAAGAAAGTCATCAGGAACATTGCATGCTCGGGCAAGTtctccagtgacaggaccatCATGGAGTACGCCCGGGAGATCTGGGGTGTGGAGCCATCTGCCACAAAAATCCCCCCCCCAACCTCCCCCGGGATTGATGCAagcacagagggaaggaaggagggatgggCTCCCAGCCCAGGAGGCCTCACCTGTATTTCACTGCCAGTTAGATGGGCTCGGCTCTGCAGAAACAAGGCCTTTCCCTCAGGGGGTAGAAGGATGCTCTGA
- the PYGB gene encoding glycogen phosphorylase, brain form isoform X3, which translates to MAAPLSDGDRRKQISVRGIAGLGDVAEVRKSFNRHLHFTLVKDRNVATPRDYYFALAHTVRDHLVGRWIRTQQHYYERDPKLGLDLEELEEIEEDAGLGNGGLGRLAACFLDSMATLGLAAYGYGIRYEFGIFNQKIVDGWQVEEADDWLRYGNPWEKARPEYMLPVHFYGRVDHTPEGVKWIDTQVVLAMPYDTPVPGYKNNTVNTMRLWSAKAPNDFNLQEFNVGDYIEAVLDRNLAENISRVLYPNDNFFEGKELRLKQEYFVVAATLQDIIRRFKSSKFGCRDPVRTSFETFPDKVAIQLNDTHPAMSIPELMRILVDVEKVDWDKAWEITKRTCAYTNHTVLPEALERWPVSMFEKLLPRHLEIIYALNQMHLDRVAALYPGDIDRLRRMSVIEEGDCKRINMANLCVIGSHAVNGVARIHSDIVKNSVFKDFYELEPEKFQNKTNGITPRRWLLLCNPGLADVIAEKIGEGFITDLSQLKKLLDFINNETFIRDVAKVKQENKLKFAAYLEEQYKVKINPSSMFDVQVKRIHEYKRQLLNCLHAITLYNRIRSDPSTSFVPRTIMIGGKAAPGYHMAKMIIKLITSIGEVINNDPYVGDRLKVIFLENYRVSLAEKVIPAADLSQQISTAGTEASGTGNMKFMVNGALTIGTMDGANVEMAEEAGEENLFIFGMRVEDVEALDRQGYNAREYYERLPELRQAIDQISSGFFSPRDPSCFRDVVNMLMYHDRFKVFADYEAYIKCQGQVDQLFMDPREWTKKVIRNIACSGKFSSDRTIMEYAREIWGVEPSATKISTGNQTHKYSGS; encoded by the exons atGGCGGCGCCGCTGAGCGACGGGGACCGGCGGAAGCAGATCAGCGTGCGGGGGATCGCGGGGCTGGGGGACGTGGCGGAGGTGCGGAAGAGCTTCAACCGCCACCTCCACTTCACCCTCGTCAAGGACCGCAACGTCGCCACCCCCCGCGACTACTACTTCGCGCTGGCCCACACGGTGCGCGACCACTTGGTGGGGCGCTGGATCCGCACCCAGCAGCACTACTACGAGCGGGACCCCAAG CTGGGTTTGGActtggaggagctggaagaaattgaagaagATGCTGGGCTGGGAAACGGAGGCCTGGGCCGCCTGGCAG cttGCTTCCTGGACTCCATGGCCACGCTGGGGCTGGCAGCGTACGGTTACGGCATCCGCTATGAGTTCGGTATCTTCAATCAGAAGATTGTCGATGGCTGGCAG GTGGAGGAGGCCGATGACTGGCTACGCTACGGCAATCCCTGGGAGAAAGCTCGCCCAGAGTACATGCTCCCCGTGCACTTCTATGGCCGTGTGGATCACACCCCTGAAGGTGTGAAGTGGATTGACACCCAG GTTGTCCTTGCTATGCCTTATGACACGCCAGTGCCAGGATACAAGAACAACACTGTAAACACCATGAGGCTGTGGTCTGCAAAAGCGCCCAATGACTTCAACCTCCAAGAGT tCAACGTGGGTGACTATATCGAGGCGGTGTTGGACAGAAACCTGGCAGAAAACATATCCAGAGTCCTGTACCCAAATGACAAC TTCTTTGAAGGCAAGGAGCTGCGGCTGAAACAGGAGTACTTTGTGGTGGCTGCTACCCTCCAAGATATCATCCGCCGCTTTAAGTCCTCCAAATTTGGCTGTCGAGACCCTGTGAGAACATCCTTTGAAACCTTCCCAGACAAG GTGGCTATTCAGCTAAATGACACCCACCCTGCCATGTCCATCCCAGAGCTCATGCGGATCCTGGTGGATGTGGAGAAGGTGGATTGGGACAAG GCCTGGGAAATCACAAAACGGACCTGCGCCTACACCAACCACACTGTGCTGCCTGAAGCCCTGGAGCGCTGGCCAGTCTCCATGTTTGAAAAGCTGCTGCCACGTCACCTAGAGATCATTTACGCCCTCAACCAAATGCATCTGGAC cggGTGGCAGCTCTCTACCCAGGGGACATTGACCGTCTCCGGAGGATGTCGGTGATCGAGGAAGGAGACTGCAAACGTATTAACATGGCAAACCTGTGTGTGATTGGCTCCCATGCGGTCAATGGCGTGGCCCGCATCCACTCGGACATTGTGAAGAACTCAGT GTTCAAGGATTTCTATGAGCTGGAGCCGGAGAAGTTTCAGAACAAGACAAACGGGATCACGCCGAGGCGCTGGCTCCTGCTGTGCAACCCGGGACTGGCCGACGTTATTGCTGAG AAAATCGGGGAAGGCTTTATCACAGATCTGAGCCAGCTGAAGAAGCTACTGGATTTCATCAATAATGAGACTTTTATCAGGGATGTGGCAAAAGTCAAACAG GAGAACAAGCTGAAGTTTGCAGCCTATTTGGAGGAGCAGTACAAGGTCAAGATCAACCCTTCATCCATGTTCGATGTTCAGGTCAAGCGAATCCATGAGTACAAGCGGCAACTGCTGAACTGCCTGCATGCTATCACCCTCTACAACC GCATCAGAAGCGATCCATCCACATCCTTTGTGCCCAGGACTATTATGATTGGAGGAAAG GCGGCCCCTGGCTACCACATGGCCAAGATGATCATCAAACTCATCACGTCCATCGGTGAGGTCATCAACAACGATCCCTATGTGGGAGACAGGCTCAAGGTCATCTTCCTGGAGAACTACCGGGTATCTTTGGCCGAGAAGG TGATCCCGGCAGCAGATCTCTCCCAGCAGATCTCCACAGCCGGCACGGAGGCCTCGGGTACTGGCAACATGAAGTTCATGGTGAATGGGGCCCTCACCATTGGTACCATGGATGGGGCCAATGTGGAGATGGCTGAGGAGGCAGGCGAAGAAAACCTCTTCATCTTTGGCATGCGGGTGGAGGACGTGGAGGCCCTGGATCGCCAAGG GTATAATGCACGGGAGTACTACGAGCGCCTGCCAGAGCTGCGACAGGCTATCGACCAGATCAGCAgtggttttttctcccctcgAGACCCCAGTTGCTTCAGGGATGTTGTGAACATGCTCATGTACCACGACAG GTTTAAGGTGTTTGCCGACTATGAGGCCTACATTAAATGCCAAGGCCAAGTGGACCAGCTGTTCATG gaCCCCCGGGAGTGGACTAAGAAAGTCATCAGGAACATTGCATGCTCGGGCAAGTtctccagtgacaggaccatCATGGAGTACGCCCGGGAGATCTGGGGTGTGGAGCCATCTGCCACAAAAA TCAGTACGGGAAACCAAACTCACAAATACTCAGGCTCTTGA